TGATGAAATCAGCGCCAGAAAACGCTGATAAATCAGACGAAAAAACAACTATTAACGTTTTTTCACTATTCTGTATGAATAAAGCGACCATGCCCACTTTTTTATGACGCCGTTTTCAGGAATACTGTGCGGATTGAGCGAGTTAAGGATTATGTTCGGTCACTTTTATTATGCGCTTATTTATTACTCTTTTTATATTATTTTTCAGTAACCTATCCCTGAACATCGTTCAGGCTGCGCCGCATACCCCGCATTCTACGCCGAAGAAAAGCGTCGTTGAAGAAACGAATAAGAAAAACCGTCAAACAAAGGGTACTGCTAAATCACCAGCACCAATCAAAAGTAAAAAGCCAGAACCGACCACCGTCAGCAATAAATTCAAACCCCGTACGGCTAACAAACCAGTAGAAAAGAAGCTATCCCGGACGCAAAGCAGCACGCCTGCACTAGTGAAAAAAAACCTTAAAAAGCTAAAGCCTGAAGAGGATAGGCAGACAATCGCACAGACCAGAGTCAAAACCGAGTTGAAGAAGACCGCGCTCAAAGGAAAAGTGGATAAAAATCCAGCGCCCACAGAAAAGGGGATGGCGCTGAGCACAGCGCATAAAAAACGCTATCAACACGCCAAAACGACAGCAATGAATAAACTGATGAGCCAGATCGGTAAGCCTTACCACTGGGGCGGATCATCGCCTTTTACCGGTTTCGACTGTAGCGGACTGGTCTATTACGCCTATAAAGACGTCGTTAAGATCCCAATCCCACGTACCGCGAACGAGATGTACCATCTGCGTGATGCCGCACCGATTAAAAAAAGTGAGCTGGAAAGTGGTGATCTGGTCTTTTTCCGCATCAATAATCGTGGTGCCGCCGATCACGTCGGGGTTTATCTGGGAGAAGGCAAATTTATCCAGTCACCGCGTACCGGTTCAGATATTCGCATCAGCAAGCTAAGTGAGGATTATTGGCAGGAGCATTATGTAGGGGCGCGTCGCGTGGTGACGCCACAGACCATTCGTTAAGCGATAGCACGCCGAACAGAAGCGTATTCAGACAGATTCTGTGCAATAACCCTGTCTGAATGCGCAGAAACACTGAAGGTTAGTTCAACACCGCAATGAAACTAAACGTGATGATCACAGCCAACGAGCCAACCGTTGTCAGCAAAGACATCTTCAAATCGGTATCCATAGGCCACTCCTTATTAGCAAACAAATTTCATCTGAAAAAAGACACTATCATTTACAGCCGAACCCACTGAGACAATAAAGCGACAAATAATAGGGTTATTACGATTCTTTCATAATTCTAACGAAAAATCTCCGACGCATGCATCACTAATAGTATAAATTAGCCCTTTCACTTTCATGATAAATCGGACACAATCCGCTGTTTATGAAAGCGCTGCGTGCCAGTCGAAAAACGTCAAGCCAGATCCCTTCGGTATAACATTCGGCATTCTCCTTCTGAAATCCTGTTTTTTAGCTTAGAAGAAGAACTTTAAACGTAGGCAAACGATTAACAATATACTTACGTCTGTAACAGGTAAGTTCAGGAGTCATTTTTAGATGGCAACGATTAAAGATGTGGCAAAACGTGCTGGCGTTTCCACCACAACCGTATCGCACGTGATCAATAAAACACGTTTCGTCGCCGAAGAGACTAAGGCAGCCGTCAGGGCAGCAATCAAGGAATTGCACTATTCGCCTAGCGCCGTCGCCCGTAGCCTTAAAGTTAATCACACTAAATCTATCGGCTTGCTGGCTACATCCAGCGAAGCGCCCTATTTCGCCGAGATCATTGAAGCGGTCGAAAACAGCTGTTATGCCAAAGGCTACACGCTGGTGCTGTGTAATTCTCATAACGATATCGGCAAACAGCGCGCTTATCTCTCGATGCTGGCGCAAAAACGCGTCGACGGCCTGCTGGTCATGTGTGCCGAGTACCCGCCAGAGTTATTGGGCATGTTGGAAGATTATCGCAGCATTCCTATGGTCGTCATGGACTGGGGACAAATGCACAGCGATTTTACCGATACCATCATCGATAACGCCTTTGAGGGCGGTTATATGGCAGGCCGCTACCTGATTGAACGCGGTCATCGGGATATTGGCGCTATCCCTGGAATACAAGAGCGCAACACGGGTAACGGACGCTACCTTGGCTTTTTAAAAGCCTTGAAGGAAGCCGACATTACCGTGCGCGATGAATGGGTCGTGCGGGGCGATTTTGAACCGGAATCCGGTTATAAAGCCATGCATCAGATTCTCGCGCAAAAGCAGCGACCTACCGCGGTATTCTGTGGTGGCGATATCATGGCGATGGGAGCCATTTGTGCGGCAGACGAATTGGGGTTACGTGTGCCACAAGATATTTCGGTGATCGGTTATGACAACGTCCGCCACGCGCGCTTCTTTACGCCCGCACTAACCACCATCCATCAGCCCAAAGAGCGTCTGGGCCAATCCGCGTTTTCTATGTTGCTGGATCGGATTACCAGCAAGCGTGAAGATGCACACGTCATTGAGGTGCATCCGACGTTGATTGAACGTCGCTCGGTTGCCGACGGTCCGTTTCGCGATTATCGCCGCTAATCTCGGCGACTCAACATAGACCGATGTTCTTATTCCCGCCTGCTAATCGAGTAGGAGGCGAGATTACTCCCGCCGTCCTCTCACACCACCGTACGTGCGGTTCCGCATACGGCGGTTCATGTTAACTCTGGAACTGCCGTTGCTGCTCCACTAGTGATATCAAGCCGAGTCGTCTGAACTGCGCCGTCTTTATCGCATCATTCATGTGACTCGACCCCGCGTTCCACCACGCTCCTCGCTGGTTACTCGCCGACCTCCACGCTCGCTTTTCACACAAGCCCGCTCGCATTAGCATTCGGGCTCGCGTATACGTTCGTTTCCATTGCCGCCACAGTAGACTGCGCAGTTTACGCCTGACCCAGCCGTCAATCTTCTCCAGAACTCCTTTTACTTCCGTGTATCTGAAGTAGCTCATCCAGCCTCGCAGTATCGGTGTGAGTTCATTGATTACGCCTTTCACTGATTTCGTCGCGTGCCCTGTCGTCAGGCTACGGATCTTCTCCTTCAGCCTCTCGACACTGCTCCCTGCGATCTTCAGTCGGGTCTGTTTGTGCCGTGTCACGCTGTATCCCAGGAACTTACGCTCCCACGGTCGCGCCACCGCACTCTTCTGCTCATTGACCTTTAGCTTCAGTATGTCTCTCAGGTACACCCTGATTGCCCTAAAGATATGCTCGCCTGCTTTGCGACTGCTCACGTAAATGTTGCAGTCATCCGCATAGCGACAGAAGCTGTGACCTCGACGCTCCAGTTCTTTATCCAGTTCATCCAGCAGAATGTTCGACAGTAGCGGCGACAACGGTCCGCCCTGCGGCATTCCCTTACCTCGCTTCTCTGTCTCGCACCCGTTCGTCATTTCCGCTTCAAGGTAGCGACGTATCAGTTTCAACAGCCGTTTATCCCTGACAGCCTCGCCAGACGTGACATCAAAATGTCATGATCCACCCGGTCAAAGAACTTTTCCAGATCCAGATCGACCACCCAGCGTTTCCCGCTTTGTATGTAGCGCTGTGCCTGTTGCACTGCCTGCCACGCATTGCGGTTACTTCTGAACCCGTAACTCGATTCGCAGAAGTGCGGCTCCACGACCGGACTGAGTTGTTGTGCTATCGCCTGCTGGATAAGCCTGTCCACTACCGTCGGGATACCCAGGGTTCTCACGCCGCCGTCCGGCTTTGGGATATCCACTCTGCGTATCGCCTGCGGCTGGTAGGCGCCCGTAATCAATGCCTGCCTGATACTCGCCCAGTTCTGTTTCAGCCACGGCTTCAACTCCGTCACTTTCAGGTTATCTACCCCTGCCGCGCCGTTGTTTTCCACCACGCGCTGATAGGCCAGCATCAGGTTCTCTCTCGTTATCACCGTTTCCATCGTCAACGGCATTTCCGCTTTCGTTTGCCCACCGACCGCCGTGGGGATTTCAGCACCCTCATGCAGCACTGACGGATACTGTCCGTCTCCTCTGCCGCTGGCCGCAGTGCTCTGCGCTTGTGCCTCATTAATTCCCATCGAGTATCGGTGTCCTAATCACGGTTAATCATGTTCAGCCCTTCATGCTGCCAGTTATGCAGCACTACTACGGCTTCGGCTGACTGCTGCACGTTCATCCCGTCGCCTCTCGACGCTCGGTAGCCCTGAAGCAAACGTGCAGCCCTCCCGGGGTAATTCGCGCGACCTTCCTGCTTATGCCTGTCAGCTTTACGTCACAGCGTTCTGTGCAAGTATTGGGCTTTGATGATATTTGCCACCTTACCCCGCTGTGCCGCCTAAACTGCTTCCTGTTCGTCAGGCCAGCATTTTGCCTTCAGCTTCCTTCAGATCCCACCTCGCGGTGGGCACCCTTGCCGTTCGGCTAACACTTCCCCTTGCCGGGTGTGTAGAGGACTTTCACCGCCAAGTCGCCCCTTGACCACTACAGTCAACGGACAGCGCCCGTCAAGGCGCTACGCGCCATGCCCGGCGCACAAATAAAAAACCGGACAATGTTGCTCGTCCGGTTTACCAAAAAGAGGGAATGCAGAACTACTCTTCTTTACCGAGGTCGTTCGCCTGCTTACTGGCTAACACACGCTCGACGGTATCCACCACGGCCTGCGTTTGTGGATCAATTTCAATATTGATGCGATGCCCTAAACGCTTTTGCCCCAGCGTTGTGCGATTCAACGTTTCTGGAATTAAATGCACGCAGAAACGCCCGCGGATCACCTCACCCACCGTCAGGCTGATGCCATCAATCCCGACAAAACCTTTATGCAGCACGTATTTCATCAGCGCTTCATCTGCCAGACGGAACCAAATCTGGTGATTGTTCTCTGATACCTGAATCTTGACCACTTCCGCCGTGCACATAATGTGACCCGACATCACATGCCCACCGATCTCATCACCGAATTTTGCCGCTCGCTCAATATTCACGACATCGCCTTCATGAATATCACCCAAATTCGTTAGCCGCAGCGTTTCTTTCATGAGATCAAAACTGACGCGATCGCCATCAATAGCTGTCACCGTTAGGCAGCAGCCGTTGTGCGCCACCGATGCACCGAGCGTAAGCCCTGTCAGTAGGTCGGGGGGGAGTTGAATAACGTGAGTACGAAAATTGGATTTTTCTTCAATTGACACCACAGATGCGGTGCCCTGAACAATACCGGTAAACATGCGGTTTGCCTCTTAAAAACAAAGAAATGACGCTGTGCAGTGTGCACGATATTCCACGGAAAACCAAACCGGAATGCCAGACATCAAACGCTATCGAAACCGCAGCGTAACAAAAAGAATATATTCTCTTTCATGCTGGTTTACTTTTATTAAGTCGTTACAATAATGCTCTCATTTTATTCTTGACGTTTTTCATATCCAGATTTTTCATCCCGCTAGCAAAATTAAGTCATTCAAGGAAGGTATCCGTGCAACAGTATCTGACAGAAGCGCGTAAGTTATCGGCGCTTGCTGTTCCTGTCATTATTGCGCAAGTGTCCCAAACATCAATGGGTGTGGTTGACACCATCATGGCCGGTGCTTATAGCGCCACCGATATGGCCGCCGTCGCAGTAGGGACGTCTATCTGGCTGCCCGCCATTCTTTTCGGTCACGGCCTGCTGTTGGCGTTAACGCCCGTTGTCGCACAGCTCAACGGTTCCGGCCGCCGCGATCGCATCTCTTATCAGGTGCGACAATCTTTTTTCCTGGCCGCTATTATTTCTCTGCTGACAATGCTGGTGCTGTATCAGGGTGAATATGCCATCAATCTGATGAGCGACGATTCGCCAGAGCTGGCTGCAAAAGCCATCGGTTATCTGCATGCATTACTGTGGGGTGTTCCCGGCTATCTGTTCTACCAGGTATTACGCTGCCAGTGTGAGGGGCTGTCCAAAACCTATCCCGGGATGATGATTGGGTTCATTGGGCTGTTAATCAATATCCCGATTAACTATA
The window above is part of the Pectobacterium araliae genome. Proteins encoded here:
- a CDS encoding C40 family peptidase; the encoded protein is MRLFITLFILFFSNLSLNIVQAAPHTPHSTPKKSVVEETNKKNRQTKGTAKSPAPIKSKKPEPTTVSNKFKPRTANKPVEKKLSRTQSSTPALVKKNLKKLKPEEDRQTIAQTRVKTELKKTALKGKVDKNPAPTEKGMALSTAHKKRYQHAKTTAMNKLMSQIGKPYHWGGSSPFTGFDCSGLVYYAYKDVVKIPIPRTANEMYHLRDAAPIKKSELESGDLVFFRINNRGAADHVGVYLGEGKFIQSPRTGSDIRISKLSEDYWQEHYVGARRVVTPQTIR
- a CDS encoding YnhF family membrane protein, with amino-acid sequence MDTDLKMSLLTTVGSLAVIITFSFIAVLN
- the purR gene encoding HTH-type transcriptional repressor PurR — protein: MATIKDVAKRAGVSTTTVSHVINKTRFVAEETKAAVRAAIKELHYSPSAVARSLKVNHTKSIGLLATSSEAPYFAEIIEAVENSCYAKGYTLVLCNSHNDIGKQRAYLSMLAQKRVDGLLVMCAEYPPELLGMLEDYRSIPMVVMDWGQMHSDFTDTIIDNAFEGGYMAGRYLIERGHRDIGAIPGIQERNTGNGRYLGFLKALKEADITVRDEWVVRGDFEPESGYKAMHQILAQKQRPTAVFCGGDIMAMGAICAADELGLRVPQDISVIGYDNVRHARFFTPALTTIHQPKERLGQSAFSMLLDRITSKREDAHVIEVHPTLIERRSVADGPFRDYRR
- a CDS encoding group II intron maturase-specific domain-containing protein, with the translated sequence MKLIRRYLEAEMTNGCETEKRGKGMPQGGPLSPLLSNILLDELDKELERRGHSFCRYADDCNIYVSSRKAGEHIFRAIRVYLRDILKLKVNEQKSAVARPWERKFLGYSVTRHKQTRLKIAGSSVERLKEKIRSLTTGHATKSVKGVINELTPILRGWMSYFRYTEVKGVLEKIDGWVRRKLRSLLWRQWKRTYTRARMLMRAGLCEKRAWRSASNQRGAWWNAGSSHMNDAIKTAQFRRLGLISLVEQQRQFQS
- a CDS encoding reverse transcriptase domain-containing protein, whose product is MGINEAQAQSTAASGRGDGQYPSVLHEGAEIPTAVGGQTKAEMPLTMETVITRENLMLAYQRVVENNGAAGVDNLKVTELKPWLKQNWASIRQALITGAYQPQAIRRVDIPKPDGGVRTLGIPTVVDRLIQQAIAQQLSPVVEPHFCESSYGFRSNRNAWQAVQQAQRYIQSGKRWVVDLDLEKFFDRVDHDILMSRLARLSGINGC
- a CDS encoding riboflavin synthase subunit alpha, yielding MFTGIVQGTASVVSIEEKSNFRTHVIQLPPDLLTGLTLGASVAHNGCCLTVTAIDGDRVSFDLMKETLRLTNLGDIHEGDVVNIERAAKFGDEIGGHVMSGHIMCTAEVVKIQVSENNHQIWFRLADEALMKYVLHKGFVGIDGISLTVGEVIRGRFCVHLIPETLNRTTLGQKRLGHRINIEIDPQTQAVVDTVERVLASKQANDLGKEE